A region of Allocoleopsis franciscana PCC 7113 DNA encodes the following proteins:
- a CDS encoding pentapeptide repeat-containing protein — MVDSDRNLGSLISKIEQIEERQNITAKYAVGVKRQLDELIEKFNNLQERFEQQAALSNDLNSAKSTNGLVSSESVAVTSGTDNDESIRFNNSTDVMLATPVEVEVNADADSEQNNLDEEKVNAAVVEAESDEETATAQLEEFTRAFTDEEFKLERMMWLLNRIYADEEGSQNTPINAEEFWRRYNERERDFTGVNLAGANLSNLPMHSYHGVNLSKANLNGANLRNVNWSSLNLMGASLKGADLSNNQFENANLRGANLDDANLSGANLSQSNLETATLKKANLNRANLRNAKLNSADLSHANLSDADVSEANLEGANLQEANLKQALCTKKTIFPIGFDPVKAGAYFIAPNASLQNAKLAGANLRGTDLSEAALYRADLVKANLQSAKLLQADLSQANLSEINLSSANLTAAILYRVCCKNRKPLAINSLSGLESCSAPRKSGRIPQNPCTKSRENVQKSFLKPDPTGKL, encoded by the coding sequence ATGGTTGACTCAGATAGAAATTTAGGGTCTCTAATATCAAAGATTGAACAGATTGAGGAACGACAAAATATTACGGCAAAGTATGCAGTAGGGGTTAAACGCCAGTTAGATGAACTAATTGAGAAATTCAATAACCTGCAAGAGCGCTTTGAACAGCAAGCTGCTTTGAGCAATGACTTAAATAGTGCCAAATCTACTAACGGATTAGTATCAAGTGAATCCGTAGCTGTAACATCTGGGACTGATAATGATGAGAGTATAAGGTTCAACAACTCAACAGATGTAATGCTTGCCACACCCGTTGAAGTCGAAGTGAATGCTGATGCTGACTCTGAACAGAACAATTTAGATGAAGAGAAAGTGAATGCTGCTGTTGTTGAAGCTGAGTCAGATGAGGAGACTGCTACTGCTCAACTGGAGGAATTCACTAGAGCTTTCACTGATGAGGAATTCAAGCTAGAGAGAATGATGTGGCTGCTGAATAGAATCTATGCAGATGAGGAAGGAAGTCAGAATACACCTATCAATGCTGAAGAATTTTGGCGGCGGTATAACGAGAGAGAAAGAGATTTTACAGGTGTTAACCTAGCTGGAGCCAATCTTAGTAATTTACCGATGCATTCTTATCATGGTGTCAACCTAAGTAAAGCAAACCTGAATGGAGCTAACCTGAGGAATGTTAATTGGAGCAGCCTTAATCTGATGGGTGCTAGCTTAAAAGGAGCAGATTTGAGTAATAATCAATTTGAAAATGCGAATCTCAGAGGAGCTAACTTAGATGATGCGAATTTAAGTGGAGCCAATTTGTCTCAATCCAACTTAGAGACGGCAACGCTTAAAAAGGCAAATCTCAATAGAGCAAATTTAAGGAATGCGAAGCTGAACAGTGCAGACCTGAGCCATGCCAATCTTAGTGATGCAGACGTATCGGAGGCAAACCTCGAAGGGGCAAACCTTCAGGAAGCGAATCTTAAGCAAGCGCTTTGTACTAAAAAAACAATCTTTCCCATAGGTTTTGATCCTGTTAAAGCTGGTGCTTATTTTATTGCTCCTAACGCCTCACTCCAAAATGCTAAATTAGCTGGCGCTAACTTACGTGGTACAGATCTGAGTGAAGCAGCTTTATATCGAGCCGACCTAGTTAAGGCAAATTTGCAGAGTGCAAAACTCCTTCAGGCAGATTTGAGTCAAGCCAACTTGAGCGAGATAAATCTCAGCAGTGCCAACCTGACTGCGGCAATTTTATATAGGGTTTGCTGTAAAAACCGGAAACCCTTAGCTATAAATAGTTTGAGCGGTCTTGAAAGTTGTTCAGCTCCCAGGAAATCTGGTAGAATCCCACAAAATCCTTGTACCAAGAGCAGGGAAAATGTACAGAAAAGCTTCCTCAAGCCCGACCCCACCGGAAAACTTTGA
- a CDS encoding FHA domain-containing protein: MEATRVHTGQLAKLLHVQTNTYIDLPLHLSVIHIGKANECIPPDIDVSNFPNSDVVSRIHAHILVQGNTYLIEDLGSANGTYLNDSLLRPLTQHQLKLGDRIDLGKDNQVTFLFQLSKTIPPVTSKAEKEEAEHVDFFTKFIGLALMLGGLAFLSSSVVLGTFSIMYLPAMGSVLLVIAGVLTLTYGRANRNLGWILITVGVVMAFASGGIVLQSMTLLSFLLAFGAISAGYQLFTAGKILNYNLFDLKKIFRN; this comes from the coding sequence ATGGAAGCTACACGAGTACACACAGGACAGCTAGCAAAACTGCTTCACGTTCAAACCAATACTTACATCGACTTGCCGCTACATCTTTCTGTGATTCATATTGGTAAGGCGAATGAATGTATCCCTCCTGATATTGATGTTTCAAACTTTCCTAACTCAGACGTTGTTTCCAGAATTCACGCCCATATCCTGGTACAGGGAAACACTTACTTGATTGAAGATTTGGGGAGTGCTAACGGAACCTATCTCAATGATTCACTGTTGAGACCTCTAACTCAGCATCAGCTAAAGCTAGGAGACAGGATAGACCTCGGCAAAGACAACCAGGTAACCTTTTTGTTTCAACTCTCGAAGACTATTCCTCCTGTTACCAGCAAGGCAGAAAAGGAAGAAGCAGAGCATGTAGATTTTTTTACCAAGTTTATTGGCTTAGCTCTCATGCTTGGCGGACTTGCCTTTTTGAGTTCCAGCGTTGTTTTGGGTACGTTTTCAATTATGTATCTTCCAGCGATGGGTTCTGTTCTGTTAGTCATAGCCGGAGTTTTGACCTTAACTTATGGTCGTGCCAATCGGAACCTGGGATGGATTTTAATCACGGTAGGTGTTGTGATGGCTTTTGCTAGCGGTGGCATTGTTTTGCAGTCAATGACTCTTCTGTCTTTTCTCCTGGCGTTTGGCGCAATTTCTGCTGGATATCAGTTATTTACCGCTGGGAAGATTTTGAATTACAACCTGTTTGACCTTAAAAAGATTTTCAGAAATTAA
- a CDS encoding ferredoxin thioredoxin reductase catalytic beta subunit — protein MSTSPANNLSSDKNLDAMRHFSETYAKRTGTYFCVDPSVTAVVIEGLAKHKDELGSPLCPCRHYEDKQAEVKAAYWNCPCIPMRERKDCHCMLFLTPDNDFAGDKQEISLEEIYTVRESMG, from the coding sequence ATGAGCACTTCACCAGCCAATAATCTCTCCAGTGACAAAAACTTAGATGCAATGAGGCATTTTTCGGAAACCTATGCCAAGCGTACAGGTACTTACTTCTGTGTTGACCCTTCCGTGACGGCTGTGGTGATTGAAGGACTCGCCAAACATAAAGATGAGCTTGGCTCTCCCTTGTGTCCCTGCCGTCACTATGAAGACAAACAAGCCGAAGTCAAAGCCGCCTATTGGAACTGTCCTTGTATCCCCATGCGTGAGCGCAAAGACTGCCACTGTATGCTGTTCTTGACGCCGGATAACGACTTTGCTGGTGACAAGCAAGAGATTAGCCTAGAAGAAATTTACACGGTGCGAGAAAGCATGGGCTAA
- a CDS encoding DUF309 domain-containing protein, whose translation MTPVAQPSSFPPSRGDSSGSNVFPEEFWQGVEQFNQQEYYACHDTLEALWIEAVEPQKRFYQGVLQIAVACHHLFNLNWRGAVILLGEGLGRLRDYQPDYEGIDITSLMIQSAELLQALQESGLEQVADFVKHLEEELTSGANPASEAAIARLPKIKRVES comes from the coding sequence ATGACACCTGTCGCACAACCCTCTTCATTCCCCCCTTCAAGAGGGGATAGCAGCGGCTCGAATGTTTTTCCTGAAGAATTTTGGCAGGGTGTTGAGCAATTTAACCAACAGGAATATTACGCCTGTCACGACACTCTAGAGGCATTGTGGATAGAAGCGGTTGAGCCGCAAAAGCGATTTTACCAAGGGGTTTTGCAAATTGCCGTTGCCTGCCATCATCTCTTCAATCTCAACTGGCGCGGTGCTGTGATTTTGTTGGGCGAGGGGCTGGGACGCCTCAGAGATTACCAACCTGACTACGAAGGAATTGATATCACAAGTTTAATGATCCAGAGTGCGGAACTTTTGCAGGCACTACAGGAGTCTGGCTTAGAACAAGTGGCTGATTTTGTCAAGCACCTAGAGGAAGAACTGACAAGTGGTGCGAACCCAGCCAGTGAAGCCGCGATCGCTCGGTTGCCAAAAATTAAGCGAGTTGAGTCCTGA
- a CDS encoding LptA/OstA family protein: MKPSFRLSDSLRRRLGLVVLLPATCLGAIAIPTHLQNAQAQTGDGRAITIRSDVQEADRTTEVITARGNVQIDYPARQIQATAAQAQFFNRERRIVLSGNVYVLQNGNSMRGETITYLIDEGRFIALPKSNRQVESTYILSDPDSPGSPSATSPKPR; the protein is encoded by the coding sequence ATGAAGCCTTCTTTTCGACTCTCTGACAGCTTGAGGCGACGCTTAGGTTTAGTGGTCTTGCTTCCAGCTACCTGCCTCGGAGCGATCGCCATTCCCACTCACCTACAAAACGCCCAAGCTCAAACCGGTGATGGTCGTGCCATCACCATCCGTTCCGATGTCCAAGAAGCTGACCGAACCACCGAAGTCATTACGGCACGGGGTAACGTCCAAATCGACTACCCAGCCCGACAAATTCAGGCAACCGCCGCCCAAGCCCAATTCTTCAATCGCGAACGTCGCATCGTCCTCAGTGGCAACGTGTACGTTTTGCAAAATGGTAATAGTATGCGAGGCGAGACCATCACCTATTTGATTGATGAGGGTCGTTTTATCGCGCTGCCAAAAAGCAACCGACAAGTAGAATCCACATACATTTTGTCTGACCCCGACTCTCCTGGATCACCATCCGCGACTTCTCCCAAACCCCGATAA
- the lptB gene encoding LPS export ABC transporter ATP-binding protein, producing the protein MKILLENIHKSYGNRAIVKRVNLSVAQGEIVGLLGPNGAGKTTTFYIAIGLEKPNQGTVWLDNVDITALSINQRAHLGIGYLAQEASIFRHLSVYDNIKLVLEQTGVPRHEWRWRLRNLLSEFRLEKVAHTLGNQVSGGERRRTELARALAAGMEGPKFLFLDEPFAGVDPIAVSEIQKMVAGLRDRQMGILITDHNVRETLAITDRAYIMRDGQILAAGNTEELYANPLVRQYYLGDEFQR; encoded by the coding sequence TTGAAAATCCTTCTCGAAAATATTCATAAATCTTATGGCAATCGGGCAATTGTTAAACGTGTCAACCTTTCAGTAGCCCAAGGGGAAATCGTCGGGCTACTCGGTCCCAATGGTGCGGGAAAAACCACAACCTTTTACATCGCAATCGGTTTAGAAAAACCGAACCAGGGGACAGTTTGGCTCGATAATGTGGACATCACGGCCTTGTCCATCAACCAACGGGCACATTTAGGAATTGGCTATCTAGCTCAGGAAGCGAGTATTTTCCGTCACCTCAGTGTCTACGACAATATTAAACTCGTACTAGAGCAAACTGGTGTGCCTCGTCACGAGTGGCGCTGGCGGCTACGTAACCTGCTCAGTGAGTTTCGCCTGGAAAAAGTTGCCCATACTCTAGGGAATCAAGTCTCTGGAGGAGAACGGCGTCGCACCGAACTGGCAAGAGCCTTAGCCGCAGGTATGGAAGGCCCAAAATTTTTGTTTTTGGATGAACCCTTTGCCGGGGTTGACCCCATTGCCGTGTCGGAGATACAAAAAATGGTAGCGGGATTGCGCGATCGCCAAATGGGTATTTTGATTACCGACCACAACGTTCGAGAAACCCTGGCGATTACCGACCGAGCTTACATTATGAGGGATGGACAAATCTTGGCGGCAGGTAATACCGAAGAACTATACGCCAACCCCTTAGTGCGGCAGTACTATCTCGGCGATGAATTTCAACGATAG